The sequence ACCTCGTTCATCGGCCGAGCCGGCGAGCGGGCCGCGCTGACCGCCCTGTTGGGGGAGCACCGGCAGGTGACCGCCCTCGGCCCCGGCGGGGTCGGCAAGACCCGCCTCGCGCTGACCGTGGCCACCGACGTCGCCGACGGGTTCGCCGACGGGGTGTGGTTCGTCGACCTGGTCCCGGTCACCGATCCCGGCATGATCGCAACCGCGGTCGCCGAGGCGCTCGGCCTCGGCGAGCAACCGGGCCACGACATGGCCGAGTCCGTGGCCGCCGCACTGGCCGACCGCAACACCCTGCTGGTGCTGGACAACTGCGAGCACGTCGTCGAGGGGGCGGCACCGTTCCTCGAACGCCTGCTGGCCGCCTGCCCCCGCGTACGCGTACTGGTGACCAGCCGGTCCCGGCTGATGGTCCCGTTCGAACGGGTCTACCCGGTCCCGCCGCTGTCACTGTCGACGGCCGGCGGCAACGGATCGGACGCGGTCGCCTTGTTCATGGACCGGGCGACATCGACAGGCGGCCGCCCGCCGGATGCGCCCCCGCACGAGCAGGTCGCCGAGATCTGCGCACGGCTCGACGGCATGGCCCTGGCGATCGAGCTCGCCGCCGCCCGCTACCCCACCCTCGGACTGGACGGCATCACCGCCGCCCTGTCCCACCCCCTGCGCATGCTCACCGGAGGCTCCCGCGCGGAGGACCGGCACCGCTCCGTACGGGCGGCACTGGACTGGAGCCACAACCTCCTGGACCCGGCCGATCGGACGCTGCTGCGCCGGGTGTCGGTGTTCGTGACACCGTTCACCGCCCCGGCGGCGGCGGAGGTCACCGGGCTCGACACGGCGGCCGCCGTCGACGGGCTGGCCCGACTCGCCGAACAGAGCCTGCTGACCGTCACGTTCTCCCCGGACGGAACCCGCTACAGGGCACTGGAAACGCTGCGCCAGTACGGTGCCGACCGCCTCACCGAGGCCGGCGAACTGCACGACACCCACGCCCGGCACCTGAACTGGTGCCTCGCCCGAAGCACCGAACTGGCCGCGCCACGAGCGGACTGGCGGGCCCGGTTCGATCAGACGGCCGACGAACTGCGCGCCGCCCTCGCCTGGGCGCAAAGCCGTCCGGAGCAGCGCGCGGACGCCTACCGACTGGCCCGCGCCATGGCGGAGCTGGCCTTCACCCGTCATCTCATCGCAGAGTCCCAGCAGCGGTACGAGCAGGCCGCCGCCCTCGCGACCGCCCCGGCCGACACGGCGTCGATGTACCGGCAGGCCGCGGCGGCGGCCGCCTGCCGGCTGCACGGCGATGACATGTACCGCCTGGGCCGTGCGGCGGCGGACGTCGCACGTCGAGCGGGCGACACCGCCGCGGCCGCCCGCGATCTGGCGGCCGCAGCCGGCAACGCGTACCGCTTCTCCAGCAAGTTCGCCCGCCCGCTCCCGCCGGAGGAGGCCGAGGCGCTCATCACCGAGGCACGGGAACTGGCCGGTGCCGATCCGTCCGCCCGGGCCGCGGTCGCGCTGGTCGAGGCCGGACGGGCCCTCACCCACGCGATCGACACCGAGCCCGGAACGGCCGACACCTCCTGCGAAGCCGCCCGCGCGGTGAGCGACCCCGGCGGTTCCACCGTTCAGGAGGCGCTCGCCGCCGCCGAACGAGCCGTCGAACTCGCCTGCCTCGAAAAGGACCCGCTCGCGCAGTCCGCCGCGCTCGACACCCTTGCCGGCGCTCAGAGCTGGGCCGGGGACGCGTTCGCGGCAGCGGCGACGACACGGCGCCGGACAGAGCTGATCTCGTCCGCACCGGACGGCGGCCCGCACGGCCCGCACTCCCTGGGCCCGGCCGGCACCCATGAACTGATCGAGGCGCTCGGCGAGGCCGCCGAAGCCGCCCTCGGCGTGGGCGACCTCCCCGGCGCCCGCCGGTGGGCCCGGCGGCTCGCGGAACACCCGCAGCTCGCCGAGGTCGGCCACCGCGCCACGGGCCGGCTCCTCGTCGCCGAAACACTGGCAGGCGATGCCGAGCAGGCACTCACCGCGGGCCTGCGGTTCCGCGACGCCTGGCAGCGGGCCGGCAGCCCCGCCCGAGCGGTCCTCGGCCCGCCCGCGGCGGCGATGGCCACCGTCCACGGACTGCGCGAGGACCATGAAGCCCGGCGCGAATGGAGCGCGTTGCTCGCGCAGGTCGACCCCTCGCCGTGGAACACCCACGGATACGGGGCGGTCTTCGACGCGATCCTCATGCTCCACCAGGGGCGGCCCGAGGCGGCGCTGGAACGTACGGCCCCCGAGCCCGGCCAGGTACGGCAGTGGACCACCTGGATCTGGCTCCACTGGTACGTGGCACTACGGGCCGAAGCCTCCGTGCTCGCCGGGTCCCCCGACGCAGCCGCCCGCCTGACGGAAGCCCGGACCACCGTGGCGGGGAACCCCGTCGCCACAGCCCTCGTGGAACGCGCGACGGCCCTGCTCGACGCCGACGGGCAACGGCTGCTCGCCACCGCGAGCGTGTTCGAGGCGGCCGGCTGCCCCTACCAGTCGGCGCGCACCCTGATCCTCGCGGGCGGCGAACACGCCGCCCGCGGCACGAGCGCCCTCGCCGACCTCGGCCTCGCCCCGAGGATCCTCCGGTAGCCGCGGCGCGGCGCGGCCTTTGCGAACGAGAGCGGCGACACAGCCGGACCGAGTCGCGGCCGCGCCGATCCGCCCACCGCGGCCGGCCGTCACACCGCCCGCTTCACCAACTCGGCGATCCGCGCCTCCACCTCGGGCGTCACCTCGGTCAGCGCGAAACCGGCCGCCCACATCGGACCCTCGTCCAGCTTCGCCAGGTCGCTGAACCCGAGCGTCGCGTAGCGCGCCTTGAACTTCTCCGCGCTCTGGAAGAAACAGACGACCTTGCCGTCCGACGCGTAGGCGGGCATCCCGTACCAGAGCTTCGGCGCGAGGGCCGGGGCATGGGCGGTGACGACGGCATGGACGCGCTCGGCCATGACCCGGTCCGACCCCTGCATCTCGGCGATCTTCGCCAGCACGTCCCGCTCGGCCTCGGCCGCCTTCTCCGCGGCCGAACCACGACGTGCCGCCTTCTTCTGATCCAGGGCGTGCGCCTTCATCGCGGCACGCTCCTGCGCGCTGAACCCCTCGTACGTGCTGCTGCCGGTGCCGGCCATGGTCACTCCCTCGGTCGCTGGTCACGATCGGCCCGGTCTGTCGCCGAGCCGATCGCCGTGACCACAGATTGCCCCGGCCAGGGCCCGCACCGCCTCCGTGCCGACCACGGAGAACACCACGGATCGCGAGCCCGTGTCCTGTCGTCCGACGATCACTCGGCGCTGGGCGTGCCGCGTCTACCGGGTCGTCCGCAGCCTCTCTCTCACCGGGCCGTACCCGAAGAGGTCGGCGCCGACGAGGGCGCAACCGGCCGGCCCAGAGCCGAAGACGGCGTTCCGCACGGGGCGCCGGGAATGAGGTTCGGGTCGGGGTCGGGGGCGACGGTCGTGTCCGGGCCGTCCGCAGGGTGCTCGCCGCCCGTCCGGCACCACGGCGGCGTACGGTCCTTGAACTGCTGTTTTCCGTCGGCCGCCACGGAGGCTCCGAGGGGGCTGCCCGCCGCGTCGAAGGCCTGCACCTGAACCTGCTGACGGATGCTCGCCGGGACGAGGACGGCGAAGAAGCGCGTGTCCGGCGCGGTCGGGGTCTCGACGGTCTGCGCCTCCGGTCCCGAACCGCCGGGGAGCACCACCTTGACCCGTGCCGCACCCGGCGGGGCGACCCCGACGACCGTGAACGGCTCGTCGGCCGTCCTCCCCGCGCTGCTCGACGATGCCGCGGCCCAATGGACCGCGGCGTCCCCCGTGGGAAAACACGCGGCGATCCCGATCAGCACGTTCCGGGAGACCAAGCACGCCTGGCCCTTGCGGCCATCGGCCGAACCCACCTGCCACTCGACCCCGGCGTGTGTCCCGCGCGCCACCCGGTAGACCTTGCCGGGCACCGTCTCGTAGCCCTGCAGCACCACGCTCGGTGACTCGATGGAGGAAGCCGCCGGCCTCTCGGACGACTGCCCGCCGCCCGGCAGCGCGACCATGACAGCGACCGACGTCGCTGCCACGGCGGTGAGCGACGCACCCACCATGGCCCGGTTCCTGCGCCGACGACGACGGACGGCCGTCTCGACGCGGGCGAACGGATCACCCGCCGGCCGGTACCCGTCGACCACCTCGTCGATCGATTCCTTCAGCACCCGCTCAGCACCGTTCATGCCGCTCATCGCGCGGCCTCCCCTCGGGTCAGACGAAAACCGGACACCGCTTCAGGAGCCGCCTGGAGCGCGGCCGTCCCGCGAAGCGCCGAAAGCCCGCGCGACGCGTGGGACTTGACGCTGCCGACCGAGCACCCGAGCAGGTCCGCGACCTGGCGTTCCGACAGGTCCTCGACGTAGCGCAGCACCACGACCACGCGCTGGCGCGCGGGCAACCGCGCCAGCGCGCGGCGCAGTTCGTCGCGTTGGGCACTGCCGTGGCCGGGATCGGACTCGGGATGACTCGCGACCTCCGGGACGCGTCCGAGGACCCGCTCGCTCCACCAGCGGCGCCGCCCGGCCGTCACGGCCAGGTTGACGAGCGTGCGGCGGACGTACGCCTCGGGCCGCTCGACCGCCACCCTGTCGCGCATGCGCCAGAAACGGACCAATGCTTCCTGTACGAGGTCCTCCGCGCGGCCGACGTCCAACGTCAGCCCGTACGCGAAGCGCACGAGAGGCCCCCAGCGGGCCCGTGTGAACTCGGCGAACTCAGCGTCACCGACAGCACCTTGCATGTCCCCTCCTAGGTGTTCACCCTCTCGACGACCTGGACCTTCGGCGAGGTTGAGTGATCCGCGACACATGTGTGGGCCCGGGGGCATCCGATGGTGTCTCCTCGGCGGGCGGTTCCGGTGCACGGGCGGTGCCGGCCGGTCACCGGCCCCGCGGACGGTGCGCCCGAGTGGGTGAAGCCGTAGGGGTGGGGTCTGGTTGGACGGGTGAGAGGCGCGGAAGGGATGGGGCCGCGTCGTCGGCTTCGGCGGCGCGTTCCTCGTTCAAGGAGCGCATGATGACGTTCTCATCGCTGATCGGAGGCCGAGCGGGCCGGTCCGTTCCCGGCAGCCGATCGCGGACGGGTGGTCGGCGGGGCCGCGTCCTGGCGGTCGCCGTCGGTGTGGTCTGCTCGGCCGGGATCGGCCCTGTCGTCGTGTCCGGTACGGCTCATGCACAGGGCGAGTGCGTCACCGCCGGCACGACCACCACGTGTACTTACACCGAGACGGGAGAGCACAGCCTGCTCCTTCCGGCCGGTGTGGGCACGGTCGACGTGACCGCGGTCGGCGCCGCGGGCGCGGCCGGCAACAGGCCGGGCAGTGGCGCCGGCGGCAACGGGGCGCGGGTCACGGCGACCGGTGTTCCCGTCACCGCGGGCAGCACCCTGTACGTCGAAGTCGGCGGCAACGGCTCCGACACCGGCATGGGCGGCGTCAACGGAGGCGGCGCGGGCGGAGTCCGCGGGATTTCCGGCGGTGGCGGCGGCGGGGGCGCGAGCGACCTGCGCACCGCTCCGAACAGCAGTCCACCGAGTATGGGCGACACGCGTCTCGTCGTCGCCGCGGGCGGTGGAGGAGGCGGGACGACGGGCACCGCCGGAGGCGGCGGAGGAGGAACGGCTGCGGGCCCCGGCGGTCTGGGCGGCACCAGTTTCGGCCCGGCTCCGACCGGTGTCACCGGCGGCGCGGGCGGGGGCTTCGGCACCGGCGGCGGCAACGGGGGTGACGGTGCCACCCCGCCGGCAGGCCCGGGTGCGGGTGCGGGCGGCGCGGGTGGCGCCGCTGCCGCGAATGTCGCCGGCGGCGGTGGGGGTGGTGGCGGAGGCACGGGCGCCTTGCCCGGCCCGGGCGGTGGCGGCGGTGGCGGGAACACCGGCGGCGCAGGAGGCGGGGACGGCTTGCCGCCCGGCAGCGCCGGAGCGGGAACGATCGGAGTCGGCGGCGCCGGTACCGCGGTCGGCGCCGCCGGTGGTGGCGGGGGCGGCGGCTACTACGGTGGTGGTGGCGGCGGGAGTGCCCCCGACGCTGCCGCGGGGGGCGGTGCGGGATCGTCGTTCGTACTGCCGACGGCCGCCACCCGGACGGCCGCTCCCGCCACCGTGGCCACCGCGAGCGTCACCATCACCTTCACCGTGCCCGTCGTGGCCGCGACCTGTACCACCAGCCCCGCCGTCCTGCAGGCCCAGGGCTTCAACGTCATCACCGGCAACGACCGGAGCAACATCCTGGCCGGTACCGCGGGGCGGGACGCGATCTTCGGGCTGGGCGGCAGCGATGTCATCGACGGCCGCGGCGGCGATGACCTGCTGTGCGGGGGCGACGGCAGCGACGTCCTGCAAGGCGCCGCCGGCAACGACGACCTCTTCGGCGAGAACGGCAGCGACGCCCTGGACGGTGGCACCGGCACCAACTCCAACAACGGCGGCCCCGGCACCGACGCCTGCCTCCGCCCCGCCACCGGCCCCGGCGCCACACAGTGCAACCCCTGACCAAGATCTGAGGTTGCCCCGCCCCACAGGTGGCATGGGGCGAGGCGGGTCAGCCACGCCGAGGGTGTGTGCGTGGTGAGGGGCGGGATGCTACGGCCAGCCCTGCGTCACCTTGGCGGGGGCGGTGTTCCAGCTCTTGGGTATGAAGGTGACGATGTAGGTTCCGCGGTCGAAGTCCGTGTAGCCGCTGGACCAGCTGCGGAACTTGCTCTCGTACACCTGCATGGCTCCCATGGCGCCGCCGGGCGAGTGGTAGTGGTTGGCGTGGGTCCAAATGGTGTTGTCGGGGTTCGCTTCCTTCTGGTCCCCGAACCAGCCGTAGTCGAAGTTGACGTAGCTCCGGCCGGGCTCGGCGGGGCTGCGCGAGGTGTTCCTGTCCTTCGACATGTCGACCAGGCCTGTGTTCCGGTTGGGTCGGAAGGCCTCAGGGTCGCCGTACTTCCTCTTGTCGGAGGAGGCCCTGGGGTCCTGTCCGCTCCAGAAGTGCTTGGAGTAGATGACCGCCTTCATCGTGGACGGGTCGTGGTTGCCCCCGTTCCTGTCCTTGAAGGAAGGCGTGTTCCTCAGGGCCGAGTAGAAGTTCGAACGACTGTCTTCATTGGACAGGGCGTCGTTCCTCTTCGTGAGCTCTGCCTTGAGGTTGCTGAGATAGGTGCCCTCGTCGTGGGCGCTCTCCAGAGCCTTGTTCATGACGGACGCAACATCACGAGCCCGGTCGAACCCCTTCGTCTCGTCGAAGCTCTGCTTGGCGATGCGTCCCTCGAACTCCGCCCGCGTCTCGCCCGGCCGTGGGCCGGTGTTCTCCAGAGCGTCCTTGTACCGGTCCTCGTCGAAGGACGCGAAGGCCAGCTTGTTCGTCGGGTAGGGGCCCGAATTGACCCAGGTGACACCGACGCATCCGTAGGACAGCTGCTCTCGCTGCGCCGTGGTCATCTGCTGAGGTCGGCCGTCGCGGTGGCT comes from Streptomyces virginiae and encodes:
- a CDS encoding ATP-binding protein; its protein translation is MGEAAEISPREAEVLELVGDHLSNAEIGARLYISVRTVETHVSSLLRKLEVPDRRALARRASDRTRTDRSHPAPALPTRLTSFIGRAGERAALTALLGEHRQVTALGPGGVGKTRLALTVATDVADGFADGVWFVDLVPVTDPGMIATAVAEALGLGEQPGHDMAESVAAALADRNTLLVLDNCEHVVEGAAPFLERLLAACPRVRVLVTSRSRLMVPFERVYPVPPLSLSTAGGNGSDAVALFMDRATSTGGRPPDAPPHEQVAEICARLDGMALAIELAAARYPTLGLDGITAALSHPLRMLTGGSRAEDRHRSVRAALDWSHNLLDPADRTLLRRVSVFVTPFTAPAAAEVTGLDTAAAVDGLARLAEQSLLTVTFSPDGTRYRALETLRQYGADRLTEAGELHDTHARHLNWCLARSTELAAPRADWRARFDQTADELRAALAWAQSRPEQRADAYRLARAMAELAFTRHLIAESQQRYEQAAALATAPADTASMYRQAAAAAACRLHGDDMYRLGRAAADVARRAGDTAAAARDLAAAAGNAYRFSSKFARPLPPEEAEALITEARELAGADPSARAAVALVEAGRALTHAIDTEPGTADTSCEAARAVSDPGGSTVQEALAAAERAVELACLEKDPLAQSAALDTLAGAQSWAGDAFAAAATTRRRTELISSAPDGGPHGPHSLGPAGTHELIEALGEAAEAALGVGDLPGARRWARRLAEHPQLAEVGHRATGRLLVAETLAGDAEQALTAGLRFRDAWQRAGSPARAVLGPPAAAMATVHGLREDHEARREWSALLAQVDPSPWNTHGYGAVFDAILMLHQGRPEAALERTAPEPGQVRQWTTWIWLHWYVALRAEASVLAGSPDAAARLTEARTTVAGNPVATALVERATALLDADGQRLLATASVFEAAGCPYQSARTLILAGGEHAARGTSALADLGLAPRILR
- a CDS encoding iron chaperone, whose amino-acid sequence is MAGTGSSTYEGFSAQERAAMKAHALDQKKAARRGSAAEKAAEAERDVLAKIAEMQGSDRVMAERVHAVVTAHAPALAPKLWYGMPAYASDGKVVCFFQSAEKFKARYATLGFSDLAKLDEGPMWAAGFALTEVTPEVEARIAELVKRAV
- a CDS encoding SigE family RNA polymerase sigma factor; amino-acid sequence: MQGAVGDAEFAEFTRARWGPLVRFAYGLTLDVGRAEDLVQEALVRFWRMRDRVAVERPEAYVRRTLVNLAVTAGRRRWWSERVLGRVPEVASHPESDPGHGSAQRDELRRALARLPARQRVVVVLRYVEDLSERQVADLLGCSVGSVKSHASRGLSALRGTAALQAAPEAVSGFRLTRGEAAR
- a CDS encoding calcium-binding protein, which gives rise to MMTFSSLIGGRAGRSVPGSRSRTGGRRGRVLAVAVGVVCSAGIGPVVVSGTAHAQGECVTAGTTTTCTYTETGEHSLLLPAGVGTVDVTAVGAAGAAGNRPGSGAGGNGARVTATGVPVTAGSTLYVEVGGNGSDTGMGGVNGGGAGGVRGISGGGGGGGASDLRTAPNSSPPSMGDTRLVVAAGGGGGGTTGTAGGGGGGTAAGPGGLGGTSFGPAPTGVTGGAGGGFGTGGGNGGDGATPPAGPGAGAGGAGGAAAANVAGGGGGGGGGTGALPGPGGGGGGGNTGGAGGGDGLPPGSAGAGTIGVGGAGTAVGAAGGGGGGGYYGGGGGGSAPDAAAGGGAGSSFVLPTAATRTAAPATVATASVTITFTVPVVAATCTTSPAVLQAQGFNVITGNDRSNILAGTAGRDAIFGLGGSDVIDGRGGDDLLCGGDGSDVLQGAAGNDDLFGENGSDALDGGTGTNSNNGGPGTDACLRPATGPGATQCNP
- a CDS encoding protein-glutamine gamma-glutamyltransferase → MYKRSGFLALTTVGVMMCTAGLAPSVSQAAGSADGGSGSYAETHGLTVDDIGHINALNEKALDLGRPGRPTGGLPPSATESLGASASADDRVTPPAEPLGSMPDAYRARGDRATTGISNYIRKWQQTYSHRDGRPQQMTTAQREQLSYGCVGVTWVNSGPYPTNKLAFASFDEDRYKDALENTGPRPGETRAEFEGRIAKQSFDETKGFDRARDVASVMNKALESAHDEGTYLSNLKAELTKRNDALSNEDSRSNFYSALRNTPSFKDRNGGNHDPSTMKAVIYSKHFWSGQDPRASSDKRKYGDPEAFRPNRNTGLVDMSKDRNTSRSPAEPGRSYVNFDYGWFGDQKEANPDNTIWTHANHYHSPGGAMGAMQVYESKFRSWSSGYTDFDRGTYIVTFIPKSWNTAPAKVTQGWP